In Salvia miltiorrhiza cultivar Shanhuang (shh) chromosome 4, IMPLAD_Smil_shh, whole genome shotgun sequence, the DNA window tatctattaatccatgaaggattttgcatcaccgttttttttaaacgaaactagacttcaatacttttctaaaaacataagatttcgatttttatgacctctgaaacagagcagtttattatttcaaaaatgccctgttctgctgtcatatttgtccaacagtaaaagtgtatgagtttcattgtttatttggcagatcatatgaacgttttctcttgtgaaaatttaaccaaatcttcaaggatacctttagttttggatgattaaatttgatggaattttattaaggtttgccttggtttctaatggcctaaacaaaattggcagaaactgtcaatctttgacagcctgcactaaaagagcaatatctccaaaaacctttaacctttttggttaactaccatttttagagtgaactacacttcatgaagtttttgagatcaattggtatgatagtttatgatgattgagttggttgttatgaatttttaaagatgacacaaaaacagcaaaactttctagaaaacaacttgattatatttgttttgatggatgatacgatatgactaaatggtgtgagttgtgagagttatgattaacgcacataaatgttggtatctgacactcgaacaattggtgtcgagtataaatgatagtttactgataaagagttttgatgattttgaattgtttggtttgcgttgaaaagatgtcaagatgttaagttttgagtcgagagacgagttcacgtagtgagattcacgcgttgaaatctcgtggctgacattatatatgaataggtcatgccgaaatttttagtgaaattagaatttgagcatagtcaattcttgttgacccgtgactcaaatacatgcctaatggaaagtttaactttctaatcggttaattagacgagatgagagcgaatagatctgctaagaaagtggacttttcgatgtgttaaatatttcttttaattgaagcgctgctaattataacataaggatgttataattaatgagtaatgtcgagagataataattgttatattgattaacaatcaagagagatgaacattagagatactaatgtttcataaaagagattagattattaatcgaggtttcttttataacttctcaccaattcttcataacgatgaaggtccttttgggaagtaacgacttgagggagagagtgacgttactcattgatacagagacacaacgaggtgggcattacttttactatacgtatatagagatcccctgcgtgtcgtaggcctcttatacgaatgaatgcatgagatgatttaactgttaatttcagttttatatatatctatcaaatgagtttaatgttacatttgagcaagttatttcgttacaaaatatttgagttaaagttatttcaagtattgtcttgccataaaatgtttaaattttagtatgatatctatctgctttggctttgccaatgatgcaatcgaattcgggtcctgagcagttgatagctatcctgccagggctagtgtacaccagtgaccgtgagtcatctagcgggttggccggtcaagtgaccgtgagaggtggccacctctccggcacacagtttcagatatgatagattacaaaagaacttagtctgatcagacgaactttaagaatcacaaatgaacttagtaagcttgggcctttttagcgaaaaactcccttgctgtactgattatgatggcatgacaatttatagttttgaagcatgtatttttatacctaggcatatgtgcccactgagtgcttttgtactcagccctgcatatgttttctaaatgtgcaggttgagctgatgtgatgatggtgctgcaatgagcggagtctccagggttgttaataaatagttaacctgtctagaatatgtcttcatacatatgtctagctactttccgctgcaagatgttgttgatgttatagtatgttatgtcatactttgagtcttaagagaatggtttcatacgatgtataacttgattaatgatattaattaagttttatgctgtctttcatagactgttttcaattgagtattaatgaataaaaaaaaatacgagttttattaagatgagtaagttttacggctataaatgacgccccttttcttccccttcttctttaaccccatccctagtcgtggatcactcggcctaactatccctagttagggcgggctgtgacagagtggtatcagagcgaaggaaagctctgaattagaagtcttgagtttagtctagaatgagtcactagactaatagttattaacaaccgtgagctcagcgcaccatcacaccaggctcaacgaggtatgtaaaatttcaaagtttatttgacgttaaattttgaagagcacgatgttgaggttatatgatgagttatgatgttatgctttgaagatgcatagtttgagtttgaggatgacaacatgattaataatgagttattatgttgtaagagcatatgttgacgttacatgatgaatcatgagagcgtttatatcatatgatgttatatgattgaagatgcataattatgagttatgatgtgatgtatttgagatgttttgtgatgagaattgtttgagcagttgtgataagtcacgatgatttagatgaaggaatctaatgtcattgttaagagagatttttttttttttactaagtagaaggatgaaatgagaacttagagctaaagcttgagagaattagcaattgctttaagtacttgttggtttgagttatgagtttgagttatgagcttgagtataatagcatgatcaatgatgagttattagcatgctgcaatgagatattgtacgatatgttgagttattttgtgacgcgagttttgctcacgcaaccttaatggtacttgaggtggtatcatgagccatagtctttggagatggctttgagagagaattgttgagttgtcttactgagtcacgatgatttagattaagggatctaatatcattgtttagagagattccctactaagtaaagacgggacgagatgagaatttagatgttttgagcttgagttttaagataacagtactacttaataggagttttgctaagttatgttttgtttatttctgttgctggagccaagtagagttagttcctagagtcacctttaagttctccttataggttggccaggactgttggcactgcacgaaagtggactgttgtgagatcgaactcaggaaagatcggatacgaggacgaggcgtacagtatgaggtacagagataccctagcagattttcaaacacatgttcatagactatgaaaggatgaaagccttatggttgttgtTGAAAATAACACAAACAAAAGTCATAAAGAGCTGCATTAGTCGTAAAGAGGAGCTGCATTAGTCATAAAGAGAAGCTGCATTTATTTTACATGAGAAATATTTACCAAGGATCCCTTAATAATAGGGATCCTGGTATGACTTTAAGATATGTAATGTATTATAAATAGACCATTGCATACTTCAGAAATAATAACAAAAGAGAGAAACAATTTTCAGTGTTTATCTCTCCACCATGATGATATCATTTCTTAACATGGTATCAAAGCAGAATTCGATCTTAGGAACTCAGAAATATATCATCATTGTTCCAACCTTTTCTCTAACCTTTTCTTCACCAAAACAGTAGCCAAATCCTTTTCATTCTTAGCCTGAAAAAAATCAAACAGAATGTCAGGGGAAATCCCAATTACAGAAACCAAAAATTCTTCAGAAGAGTTAACTCTTCAAATTGCAAATCTAGTTCGAAATTCAGAAAATGTCATTCTGGGATTCAAACTAGATGGGAACAATTATCCCTTATGGTCTCGTCTTATGAAAGTAGCCATCGGGAGCAGGGGAAAATCCAGCCATATTACTTggcaaccaccaccaccacaagAAACCGATTCTGACTACTACAAGTGGGAAGAATCAGATTTGTCAGTTTTCTCATGGCTCATACAAAACATGGAAGGAAAATTAGTTACTAATTTCGCACAACATCAAACAGCGAAGGCTGTATGGGACAGCCTATCGGTGACTTACGGGAGTGGAGCCGATCCGTTTCAGCTCTACGACTTAGAAGTAAAAGCCAACAAAGTAAACCAGGGTCAACTTACTTTGGAGGATTACTGGAATGAGCTTCAAAGAATTTGGCTCACCATCGACCGGAGGGAACCGAATCCTCTCGGCTGCTGTGAGAAAGGAATCAACAAATATAGGGAACTTATCGCCAATCGCCGCCTGTACCAATTCCTCTCCGGATTGGATACCAAATATGCTGCAATTAGAAGAGACATCCTCAAAGAGACGCCCATTCCCTCAGCCGAATCGGCGTTCTCAAAAGTTAGACGAGAGGCCGCCCGGCTACAGATCTTACAACCGGCAACCAACTCCACCGAAAATACCGGCTCATCATCGGGAGAAATAGGGGCTGGACTCGCTTTCTCCCGCTACCAATCTGGAACACAAGGCCGACCACCACACGCTGCCGGCACCACCGGCGGCAGAGGTCCCGGCATATCATCatcaaaaacaaaagacaaatccAAGCTTGTTTGCACTCACTATGGACTGACGAGGCACACCAAGGAGGGATGTTTTCGCCTCATAGGCTATCCCGAATGGTGGGAAGCAAAAGGGAAGGCAACGGCCGGCGGTGATGGCCGAGGAACCGCCGGATCGGCGGTAGCAGTGGGTAGTGGCGAGAATTCCGAGAGAGGAGGGGAAGAAAATGCGACCGGTTACCCGACTGCCGGCGGCTCCGTCAGCGTAGATGGCAGAGATGGCCGAAGATACAACAATTCGGCTGTTACCGGCGCCTTTGCCGGCGTTAATGGCCGAACAACCGAGAATTTTCATGAAGGCGGAACCAAGGGAGAGAAAGTGGCGTGGGGAATCGGTCAAATGGAGGAAAAGGAGTGGAAATCGGTCAAAGGGAGGCAAGAGGCGCATGATTTAGGTATAGGGTTTGATGATTTTTCATCAAACCCTCCCATTTTTACCTTATCTCATTTTAAGTCCCCTATTTTCAgtaaattacaaaagaaaccccaTTCTTTTGAGTCTAGTCCCTCAAGTTTATGGAAATCCCAAAATGAACCCCATGTTATTAAAAACAGCCCAACAGTTATGCCCAACTCAATTTTTGACCCTAAACtatctgaaaattcgaaaataacccCTACTGCATGTCAAGTGTCAAATAAACAAGTCAGTAGAAAAACAaattggatttttgattgtggggCTACAGACACTATGACTTTTGACAAATCAGATATActtgagtcatcaaaatcctttaGAACTCATGTACAAACTGCTAATGGTGACTTAACTCAAGTAGTCGGAGCCGGAACTATAGAAATCTCCCCAACCTTGCGATTATCCAATTGTCTATATGTTCCGTCCCTATCTCATAAGTTGTTGTCAATTAGTCATGTTACTAAAGAACTCAATTGTACCATGCTGATGCATCCTCACTTCTGTtttcttcaggatatcaggacgggggagattattgggcgtggtACTGAGAAAAATGGActgtactatgtggatgagattgCTCAAAAAGGCAAtgtgatgctggctcacggaactgcaAACCGGGATGCTTGGCTTTGGCATCGTCGGTTAGGACATCCTTCCACGGGATACCTTAAACTTTTATTTCCAAAGTTAATCCAAAATGATACTCTTTCTTGTGAGACTTGTAT includes these proteins:
- the LOC131023434 gene encoding uncharacterized protein LOC131023434, whose translation is MSGEIPITETKNSSEELTLQIANLVRNSENVILGFKLDGNNYPLWSRLMKVAIGSRGKSSHITWQPPPPQETDSDYYKWEESDLSVFSWLIQNMEGKLVTNFAQHQTAKAVWDSLSVTYGSGADPFQLYDLEVKANKVNQGQLTLEDYWNELQRIWLTIDRREPNPLGCCEKGINKYRELIANRRLYQFLSGLDTKYAAIRRDILKETPIPSAESAFSKVRREAARLQILQPATNSTENTGSSSGEIGAGLAFSRYQSGTQGRPPHAAGTTGGRGPGISSSKTKDKSKLVCTHYGLTRHTKEGCFRLIGYPEWWEAKGKATAGGDGRGTAGSAVAVGSGENSERGGEENATGYPTAGGSVSVDGRDGRRYNNSAVTGAFAGVNGRTTENFHEGGTKGEKVAWGIGQMEEKEWKSVKGRQEAHDLGIGFDDFSSNPPIFTLSHFKSPIFSKLQKKPHSFESSPSSLWKSQNEPHVIKNSPTVMPNSIFDPKLSENSKITPTACQVSNKQVSRKTNWIFDCGATDTMTFDKSDILESSKSFRTHVQTANGDLTQVVGAGTIEISPTLRLSNCLYVPSLSHKLLSISHVTKELNCTMLMHPHFCFLQDIRTGEIIGRGTEKNGLYYVDEIAQKGNVMLAHGTANRDAWLWHRRLGHPSTGYLKLLFPKLIQNDTLSCETCILAKSHRQSFKSNDTQMNSIFSLVHSDVWGPSPVVGGQGFKYFLLFIDDCTRMTWVYFLKHKSEVFEKFTHFHTMVQTQFQKNIQTLRTDNGGEFVNNSMKTFCHKKGIIHQTTCPHTPEQNGVAERKKRILLEMTRSMMIESHVPSSFWPEAVATSVYLVNRLPTRTLQLKTPLQKLSTLAFIPLALTLQPRVFGCSVFVHIPKHERTKLSPCAIKCVFVGYGINQKGYRCYNSKTRQIITTMNCDFLETEYFYNNHLTSQGGE